The Syngnathoides biaculeatus isolate LvHL_M chromosome 16, ASM1980259v1, whole genome shotgun sequence DNA segment gctaccaggcgacaatagttggaaaaccctttacccttgatttctgattccaaaactagttcataaatttcatgtgtaaatatgatgaagcagTTAAACAttgttatggtttcacagtcctaATGGCCCTCTGTGGAAAACccaaagtaaaatgtggcccgtgagaaaaatgagtttgacacccccggcCCCGGGTTAGAGCATCAggctcacagttcagaggaccggggttcgaatcccgtgtggagtttgcatgttcgccccgttcCTGCACGGCTTTTTGTCCAGGTGGGCAACGTGCATTCCTCCGACACTCCCctcgaccgtcgtgaggataagaaaatgtatttcatgcaAAATATGACTGCAAAGCTCACCGTGCTTGTTTTGAGACGCTGTTAATCACCAAAGTTGTTAGCTTGTGTACGGAAGTaagatttgctttgcttttaggACTCTGATCCCTCTTCTTGACGCCGACACTGGTCTGCTGGTGCTGGCTGGCATGGTAACAATCATTTGCTGGCTCTCGCATTATTATAaatcaatgctttttttttttttttttttggtgatgtaAAGctatttctttgattattcacgcTCGGAGATGTTATTTGTGCGCAGGGCGACACGGTGGCGGACTGCTTGGAAGTGTCCACGTCCGAGCCCTTCCTCTCGCAAGGtcgcttggctttttttttttttttttacacacctacagacaattcattcatttagtttttgtttttttgaaaaataatcctTAAAAAACCTGCAGTTGTTTTagttcttctcttttttttcatgggaaCATGCCTTTCAATGTACAACATATGAGTTATActttattataaatattattgccgtaatttccggctacaagccgcaacttttttacacgctttcaaccctgcggtttatgcggcgctagcgttagcgcggtgcgtgcgcacccgattataagccacggtaaacagaaagagtttaacgctagcgctgcgcgaACACTCgccccgcgctaatgctaatgctagcgccacgctagtgttaaactcgtcctgtgtactgtggcttataatcaggtgcgctcgaCAGGCCGGGAATTATAGAATTATGTAGTTGTTTTGTAGATGACCTTTTGTTGTATGACTGcatttttatattaatattCAATGACAGTCCATTCATTATCGTATTATGTACtatatcatttaattgtgtccttttgaaataataataaaaacgatgtgtagtatgttgttgttttaactaCACGGGAATGTTatgattattgaaaaaaaaaaaataatgagctATTGGCTGAACCTTTCATCAGAAAACTGCTGTTATATTTTCATAAGTACTCACCGTTGAAATTGCACGTGTATAACAAATAATTCTATCATATATTATAAATAACTGTTAAGAAATACACttatttactgtactttttaTTGTACAActgcatttttcccccaaatgatTTTTCATGAGAATAGTACATACTTCTTAATACGTAATATAGTGTATGTTATGTGTACTATATTGCGGTGCGGTAACTATCCAAAATCTCCTCCTGGGTGTTTGATAGTCTTAGCGACCTGGCTGACATTTGTGTAATAATTTGCTTTTTCTCCCACCGGACCCCCGACCCCTGACCCCAGTGAGCCATTGTCTGAGCGACATGCCGACGCGCGGCGTCGCCGCCGTGCCCAAGCTGGCGCTGGACGTGATGTCTTGCGAAGTGATGCGCGTTCTCCAACTGACGGACAACTGCATCGTGCCCATCCGCTATCAAGTCCCTCGCAaggtttttccactttttgtacACGCTGACGTCATGTGACGCGCGCCCCAAAAAAACCATCACGTCATTTATACATGCCGAGGTGCGTGCGtgttttttgatttttatttttttttttttcccacccccccATCAGAATTCCGGCCATGACTTCCACGCGGACCTTTACCCGGACACGGCGGGCGCGAGTCCGGCCATGTCTGCCGATGAGTGGTGGCGAGGGGGGGACAAGCAGGTCGTGGACATTTCCATGgatccataaaaaaaagacaattactgATCAAAAGATTTCAGTAGCCGAGTCGTCAAATGATCGGTGTGATTTTTGCTCAGGTGCAAAGAGTCAGCGTCCACCCGGACAAGCGGCCCAAAGCCGCCAAGGCGCCAGCGGCCAATCCGACGCCGGCAAGGAAGGATCACGGGGACAGCAAGGTGggaattttattttagtttttcatgtttttgcccCTCACCTTCTGATGGCCTTCAGAAATTGGAATCCAAACTATGCTTTTTCTTTGACCAAATCCGAGGTGACATCGGTGTTTttctgtcctctgattggtcgcTCAGCGCTAaaaattttttgtgtgtgagtgaatTCCAAAAGCGGGGGCCGCCACTTTTGCGCAGCCCTTTGGAAGTGCGCTAAGCTTTTGGCTCTTTGCAGCAGGAGGCGCCGCGAGCTGGTTCCGCCTCCAGCAGTCCTCTGAGCACGcccagcaccagcagcagcagcgccgCCGCTTCCCGCTCCCCCTCCACCACGTCGGGCCTCTCCTCGGGCTTCCTCCCATCGCCGAGTCCCGGCCAGGCGGGCAAAGCCTTCCAGAACTTGCTCGGtgtgaacgccccccccccccccccccacacacacacacacattgtagtTTCAGGGACAATTAACTACTGTGAACTGGATTTGCCAAGGGTTTACCAAAACGGCGTAACACCGCCCTCTAGCGGTCGGAGAAACACATTCACTGAACCAAAACTTCAAACTGtgcataaacttttttttttttttttttttaacaattcagtTATGTTTCACGTTTAAGCTAGGCACAATGCATTTGCGTTTATTATtttacgttttttgtttttacacatttacactGGTATAAATTGTGTATTTCAAATATGCGTGTTTGGGTACGTTTATTTTTCATGGCAAATATTCCAGGAgcttacaaaaatataaatattttggcCCTAAAATAAGCCACATGATGTCACTAAAGCAATACTTGTATCACTTTAGCGCCATCACAGCatgtttaataatttttttccccataaagcCATTTTATCTGCGTCACGCGTTTGTCTCATGTGGACTTTTCCTGTCATAACTCGGTACTGacgtgtgacccccccccccccaggaccgAGCTCCAAGTTCCGCCACATCCAAGGCGCGGTGCTGCACCGCGACACGCACATCACCAACGTGCGCGACCTGAACCTGACCACGCCGGGCGAGTGCGACGGCTTCTGCGTCAACCGCCGGCACGCCGCCGTGCCCCTCGCCATATCCGGCGGCCAGATTGCCGTCTTTCAGGTACGCCGGCCGCGGAACCGATGAAACGGTGCGCGAGGTGTGAATTTTAAAGGAACCGGCTGCTCCGCCAGCGCTCCCGGCCCGGAAAGCTGCCGGACGCGGCTCTGCCCACCATCCAGAACTCCGTCAGTGTGGCGGACCTTTGTTGGGACCCCTTTGACACGCAACGACTCGCTGTGGGTGAGTGACGGCGATTCCAACCCACCCAAAAAGGTTTCTCATTACCACGATGCTACAAGGTGCCGCTTTTCGTTATTAGACATGGCTCTGGCCTGAATAAATAAAGCTCCTCCTCTCACTTTCCCAATGTTACTTCACATCAAGATGACTGAAACAGCAGCTAAGCATAACTCCGCCGACGGTCGCGTCTCCTCACTGAAACCAGACGTCTGTTATAGTACCAAGACTGACCAGCGGGGGGCAGAACTGGCAATCCAGAGTGTAGAGAAACAGTCGCGATGGAAGTCTAAAGGCTTTTTTATACTCTCATGTGCAGCGAGCGTGCTCACACCATAGTTTGCCTTTAAACTCCAGCGCAAGacgcagtttggaaaatgtgctgcagttcttctccaagccAGAGGTGTCGCTACAGCTGCTATTGGCTGGGgctttttactttcctttccagaACAAGGAagcgtgtctgcttgaacaaatggacctaaaggCCCAGATGACCcctttaattatgctgcaaaatcgatcgagaaggcggcgacgtaggtggtggtggtgtccTGCAGCTTCCTCTAACAACCCAGACTAATCCCTCCCCCCCGCCTGACGTAATGGCCTTTGCTGACTGTGACTGGAGGCGGGGCTTATGTTCGAATTCGCCCTGCTGACACGGCAACGTGCGTCTCTTTCGTGTCCAGCCGGTGAGGACGCAAAGATCCGAGTGTGGCGGGTGCCCGAGGACGGCCTCAAGGAGACCTTGACCGAGCCCGAACTCGTCCTGCAAGGTGGGAACCGAGAACAATAACAGGGCAAAATGTGCAGAAAGCTCAGCGACGGCAGCGTTactgtgacaccccccccccccccgcgtagGCCACACCGAGAAAATTTACTCCATCAAGTTCCACCCTTTGGCCAGCGATCTGCTGGCCTCGTCGTCTTACGACCTCACCGTCCGACTGTGGAACCTGCGAGATGGGGAGCAGGTCCGGCTTCTCACCGGACACCAGGATCAGGTGGGTCCGCGAGGCAATCCGACAGAATGCAAACTTGACTTACTTCCGGTCCTTACGTGTGTTCGggggccactttttttttacaattcctGACAAAGCcgtgatggatgttttttttgtttttgtttgtttgtttttttatacgtACAGAATATTTCTATATTTCTATTATATTATATGTCTGCTTTGATCGGGTGTGGTTGGGCTTCGTTCCTTGTTTCTTGGACTCGTTTGGTGATCCAGTCCTTTTTGTCGAGGACCACATTTTCATTACAGCCTTTATGATTATGATTGTAAAATCCTCACATGAACACAGTAAGTCGaacgaacatccatccatccattttctttgccgcttatcctcacaagggtctcggggagtgccggagcccatcccagctgtcaacgggcaggaggcggggtacaccctgaaatggtcgccggccaatcgcagggcacatggagacaaacagccgcactcacaatcacacctaggggcaatttagagtgtccagtgtttttgggatgcgggaggaaaggcggggccgggatcgaacccgggtcctcagaactgtgaggccaacgcttttccgcCATTGAAAgaagaaacatttgaaattggaaCGTAAGGATAATTGTTTACAGGTTACTGTAAAAAGGGAGCTtggtacccccccctcaaaaaaatgcttatatgtgacagttttaaattttgttccagattttttctcacaatatttactaaatgtgatcatttgtatttttttctcctgatttttaacaagaatcatagGACTTCTTGCGCATGattttctcttgcgggccatgTAAACAGACGGGGCGGGCCAGATAAGGCCCCCAGGCCGCGGGTTTGAGAGCGGCGCTTCAAAGGATCCGATAAAGCCGAGTTCCTTTTTTTTGACGTGGGCGCTCTCGTGTGGTTCTCGTCCAGGTTTTCGCCATGGCTTGGAGCCCGGACGGCAAGCTGCTGGCGACGGTTTGCAAAGACGGCAAAGTCCGCGTGTACGACCCGCGCAAGTCCGCCGCGCCTCTGCAGGTTAGCGCTTGTCAATTCTGTCACACGCGgtgcgtgttttgtttttgtttttctttcgtttGTCTATCCCCACGTGAGTCCGCGTAGCTCGAATAAACAACACTGAAGCAAGAAAATGTTCACATTCTTGAAGTATACgcacaaaaaaagctaaactttTGATTCACTCGCAAGCAAATACTGCAGTTGTTTCCTGAAGTCGCCACAATACGTGTCCAACGTTTTAGGAGGGTCCAGGCCCCGATGGGCACCGAGGCGCCCGCGTGGTGTGGGTGTGCGACGGCGACTACCTGCTGGTGTCCGGATTCGACAGGTACGCCCGGCCGCAAATACCGGCCCGTTTTAttttgttgacatatttttgaGATTTGTCACAACTTGTCCTCCTGTTATTTGCTGGAACTCTCTCGTCTCTGCTGTTTTTTAGTTCAGGCCAAAGCAATAAAATTTAAAtggctttggcgccatctagtGGTGGTTGTTAGGTTTAATTCATTGTGAGtgcctgttttttgtttttttttttttcatctgctttAACACCCGTGACGAAAGTGTTTTGCTTGCTATGGGATGTAAATGCCAAAAGGTGActttaaatatattatatattaaaagagagagagagggggaacggtgggtcaactggaaaagcattggccttacagttctgaggtcccgggttcgatcccggacccgcctttgcatgttctccccgtccgtgcctgcgcgggtttcctccgggtgagcactccggtttccttccacatcccaaaacatgcaacattaattggacacaataaattgcctgtaggtgtgattgcgagtgcggctgtttgtctcgatggaccctgcaattggctggcgacgggttcagggtgtaccccgcctgctgcccgttgacagctgggataggctccagcgctcgtgaggataagcggctaagaaaatggatggatggatgaacatgaACTGTATTTGGCATTTTGACAAAAGATTGAACGGCTTGTTCCAtttgacaattgacccctccgtggatattgcgcaatccgcgtcactgaccaatcagaggccagagatctgcatcgaccaaagcccgtttttgctcccgccattttctcagacaacattgcgcggtccagtataggtttagttagcgttttatcgcgtatttgggttatttaacaaaaaatatggttaagaggtgtagtcacggactttgtaatagtgacgacaggtatcctgaaaggccagttggtggagttccattcgtaccctttccaaaaccgaagacccggtacgaaaaatgccttcgatggctcaaactttgtggaagaccgcatcatcaactaaatccatctaatatcaactgcaacagatatgtttgcacgaaggtatgccctaaatttgatttttaatacaagtctcgtataaatgaattcgaagttcttcgctagcataacaccgctgcgtgtgaacgattgacacacttattctttgttgagcgacatttagcgatgatcggactgcacaaacgtatcgatttcttgccggctcccgaccgaagcttaaccagactgtgtttgcacgaagatatgccctaaatttgatttttaatacacgtctcgtataaatgaatgagacgttctccgctagcataacattgctacgtgtgaacgattgacacacttattctttgttgaacgatatttagcgacgatcggacagcacaaacgtgtcgatttcttgctggctcgcggccagaagcttaaccagactgtgtttgcgcgaagatatgccctaaatttgattttcaatacacgtctcgtataaatgaatgagacgttctccgctagcataacaccgctacgtgtgaacgattgaatgaaatcagaagcatggagtctgtctcagttcagaatgtattgtattgtatttgccattttgacaaattgtttgtcttgcgtcagcgcacgtggcgtg contains these protein-coding regions:
- the LOC133514256 gene encoding coronin-7-like isoform X4, encoding MNRFKTSKFKNTTPKIAKKDGWINDVRGGSFAGQGNHIKASAELVAFNTEQAGGGMLGVTTVKPAADGRWRLSHVACHSDLVTDLDFSPFEENLLATCSADETVKLWRLCQPESAQPPLAPELTLTPGRGRPELVLFHPTSSGLLAVGAAKSPLVWDTDRRDAPLAVLEEHGEELQSLSWKRDGSLLASTCKDKMLRVFDPRAQLKPVQSADCLRNNKDSRLLWAKDDFLLTTGFDRMRNREVRLWDSRNLSSSLSSQTFGTSGGTLIPLLDADTGLLVLAGMGDTVADCLEVSTSEPFLSQVSHCLSDMPTRGVAAVPKLALDVMSCEVMRVLQLTDNCIVPIRYQVPRKNSGHDFHADLYPDTAGASPAMSADEWWRGGDKQVQRVSVHPDKRPKAAKAPAANPTPARKDHGDSKQEAPRAGSASSSPLSTPSTSSSSAAASRSPSTTSGLSSGFLPSPSPGQAGKAFQNLLGPSSKFRHIQGAVLHRDTHITNVRDLNLTTPGECDGFCVNRRHAAVPLAISGGQIAVFQRSRPGKLPDAALPTIQNSVSVADLCWDPFDTQRLAVAGEDAKIRVWRVPEDGLKETLTEPELVLQGHTEKIYSIKFHPLASDLLASSSYDLTVRLWNLRDGEQVRLLTGHQDQVFAMAWSPDGKLLATVCKDGKVRVYDPRKSAAPLQEGPGPDGHRGARVVWVCDGDYLLVSGFDSRSERGLYLYSAASLSSGVVAGVSVDVSPSTLIPFYDPDTGVVLLTGKGDTRVHIYEVVPEEPYFVECSSFNTLEPHKGLAFLPKSECNVREVEIAAALMLTRTAVEPVVFKVPRVKVSQPKDWRSFPSFIFCNAGMSSGSHGCTKVAS